From the Candidatus Saccharibacteria bacterium genome, the window CTCATTACCTCAGACATGGTGAAGCCGGGTGCGGTGGTATGCGATGCTGGAGTGGCTGGCGAAAAGGGCAAAACCGTTGGCGATGTTGCAGACGATGTCTACGAACGCGACGACATTACGCTCACCCCGCGCAAGGGCGGTGTTGGCCCGCTCACCATTTGTGCCCTCTTTGAAAACACTATCCGCGCCGCCGAGGCTAGCGCGAAATAGTGCTATGAAAATAGGTGTATTTGACTCGGGCATTGGCGGGTTGAGCGTCGCACAAGCAATAGAGCGGGCTTTGCCTGAACACTCCGTTGTATTTCGCCATGACTCTCCAGAGCACTTTCCGTATGCTACAAAATCGCCAGATGAACTTTTTGGGTACGTTGTGCCCGTGGTACACTCGCTCGTAGACGATGGGTGCCAGGTAGTTGTTATAGCATGCAACACAGTAACGACAACCCTTATCTCAAGATTACGCGAACATTTCAGCGTGCCGCTTGTCGCTGTTGAGCCGATGATTAAGCCCGCCGCCAAAATGACAAAGACTGGCGTCATTGCTGTTTGTGCAACGCCGACAACACTTGCCAGCCCTCGGTACAGCAAACTAAAACAGCTGCATGCCCAAGGCCTTACTGTACTCGAACCGGATTGTAGTGATTGGTCCGTGCTTATCGAACACGACGCCATGAACCGAGCACGCTTAGAGGAAGTGATTGAGCCCGTTTTGCGTGCGGGTGCCGACGTCCTTGTTCTTGGGTGTACGCATTATCATTGGATACAGGACGAAATTCAGGCGCTATGTCGCGACCGAGCTCAAGTTATGCAACCAGAAGAAGCTATTGTTGCCGAGCTTAGACGAGTGATTGCAGAACTTGCTTGAACTGATTTCCTCTATCTTTGTAATTTTCAAACATACCAAAACTTGCACAACCTGTGGAGAGTAGAACCACATCTCCTGGTTCTGCGGAGGAGCGAGCATTTGTAATGATTGCGGTCATGCTTTCGCCACCAGGTATAAAGTCGCGAAACCCAACGCGTTCAAGCGCCGCCTGGATGCGTCCGGCCTGGTCGCCTATAAGAAGCGCTTTACGAACATCGTTTGATGCAACAGCGCGTGCAAGTTCGTCGTAGGGAGCGCCCTTATCCGACCCGCCTAGGATAACTACTTTTGGCTGTGCAAAGGCCTCTATGGCGACAATGGCAGTCTCGGGCGTTGTACCGAAACTGTCATCGTAGTATTTGACACCTTCTATTTCACGCACAAATTCGAGACGATGCTCAAG encodes:
- the murI gene encoding glutamate racemase, which produces MKIGVFDSGIGGLSVAQAIERALPEHSVVFRHDSPEHFPYATKSPDELFGYVVPVVHSLVDDGCQVVVIACNTVTTTLISRLREHFSVPLVAVEPMIKPAAKMTKTGVIAVCATPTTLASPRYSKLKQLHAQGLTVLEPDCSDWSVLIEHDAMNRARLEEVIEPVLRAGADVLVLGCTHYHWIQDEIQALCRDRAQVMQPEEAIVAELRRVIAELA